A window from Peromyscus eremicus chromosome 1, PerEre_H2_v1, whole genome shotgun sequence encodes these proteins:
- the Bccip gene encoding BRCA2 and CDKN1A-interacting protein, with the protein MASKAKRRAVGNGVQLPLGAKGQREEEEEDEVEDEEEDDEDSDEEEDEEIVDEEVNIEFEAYSISDNDYGGIKKLLQQLFLKAPVNTGELTDLLIQQNHIGSVIKQTDVSEDSGDDMDEDEIFGFISLFNLTERKGTQCAEQIKELVLSFCEKNCAKSMVEQLDKLLSDTSKPVGLLLSERFINVPPQIALPMHQQLQKELAEAQRANKPCGKCHFYLLISKTFVEAGKSGSKKRRDGLQQEALMFANAEEEFFYEKAVLKFSYSVQEESDTCLGGRWSFDDVPMKPLRTVMLIPDDKMGEIMEKLKDHLSV; encoded by the exons ATGGCATCCAAAGCTAAGAGGCGAGCGGTGGGAAATGGGGTTCAGCTGCCGCTGGGAGCAAAGGGCCAGCgcgaggaggaagaagaggatgaggtggaggatgaggaagaagacgATGAAGATAGTGACGAAGAAGAGGATGAAGAGATCGTGGACGAG GAAGTGAATATTGAATTTGAAGCTTATTCCATCTCAGATAATGATTATGGCGGCATTAAGAAATTACTGCAACAG cTTTTCCTAAAAGCTCCTGTGAACACTGGAGAGCTAACGGATCTCTTGATTCAACAGAACCACATTGGGAGTGTGATTAAG CAGACGGATGTTTCAGAAGACAGCGGTGATGACATGGATGAAGATGAGATCTTCGGCTTCATAAGCCTTTTCAATTTAACGGAAAGAAAG GGTACGCAGTGTGCTGAACAAATTAAAGAGTTGGTCCTAAGCTTCTGTGAGAAGAACTGTGCAAAGAGCATGGTTGAACAGCTGGACAAGCTTTTGAGTGACACCAGCAAGCCTGTGGGCCTTCTGCTAAGTGAACGATTCATTAACGTCCCTCCACAGATTGCTCTGCCGATGCACCAGCAGCTTCA GAAAGAACTAGCTGAGGCACAAAGAGCCAATAAGCCATGCGGAAAGTGCCACTTCTATCTGCTGATTAGTAAGACATTTGTGGAAGCAGGGAAATCCGGTTCCAAAAAGAGGCGGGACGGCCTTCAGCAGGAAGCCTTGATGTTCGCAAATGCAGAGGAAGAGTTTTTCTATGAG AAGGCAGTCCTCAAGTTCAGCTACTCGGTGCAGGAGGAGAGCGACACTTGTCTGGGAGGCAGATGGTCCTTTGATGATGTGCCAATGAAGCCCTTACGAACTGTGATGTTAATCCCAGATGACAAGATGGGTGAAATCATGGAAAAACTGAAAGACCATCTATCTGTCTAG